A portion of the Lolium rigidum isolate FL_2022 chromosome 1, APGP_CSIRO_Lrig_0.1, whole genome shotgun sequence genome contains these proteins:
- the LOC124701145 gene encoding very-long-chain aldehyde decarbonylase GL1-3-like, producing MGSPLSAWPWASLGAYKYLLYGPLVWTAAQAWREQGGPPTGSWCFHLLVLLALRSLTFQLWFSYGNMLFFTRRRRVVRDGVNFQQIDAEWDWDNLVIMQTLLGAMATSSALFPAITDLRVWDPRGWAVALLVHVAFSEPAFRWAHKALHRGPLFNEYHSKHHSSPVTQPLTAAYGTPLENLVLTLAMGAPIAGAFLAGAGSVSLVYGHIFVFDYLRCMGYSNVEVISHKTFEAFPFLRYLIYTPTYLSLHHQEKDCNFCLFMPLFDALGGTVHPKSWELQKEVDQGKNDRVPDFVFLAHVVDVVSSMHVPFAFRACSSLPWATHLVLLPLWPIAFCMMVFQVFCSKTFTVSFYYLRGRFHQTWTIPRYSFQYFIPPMKEGINHQIELAILRADKMGVKVLSLAALNKNEALNGGGTLFVSKHPNLRVRVVHGNTLTAAVILNEIPSNVKEVFLTGATSKLGRAIALYLCRKKIRVLMLTLSSERFLKIQREAPAEFQQYLVQVTKYHAAKTCKTWLVGKWLSPREQRWAPPGTHFHQFVVPPVIEFRRDCTYGKLAAMRLPKDVQGLGSCEYTMERGVVHACHAGGVVHCLEGWEHHEVGAIDVDRIDVVWKAALKHGLSPP from the exons ATGGGTTCTCCGCTGTCTGCTTGGCCATGGGCAAGCCTAGGCGCATACAAG TACCTGCTATATGGGCCACTGGTGTGGACGGCGGCGCAGGCGTGGCGGGAGCAGGGCGGCCCGCCGACGgggtcttggtgcttccacctcctGGTCCTGCTGGCGCTCCGGTCGCTGACCTTCCAGCTGTGGTTCTCCTACGGCAACATGCTCTTcttcacccgccgccgccgcgtcgtccgGGACGGCGTCAACTTCCAGCAGATCGACGCTGAGTGGGACTG GGATAACCTGGTGATCATGCAAACCCTGCTCGGGGCCATGGCGACCAGCAGCGCGCTGTTCCCGGCAATCACGGACCTCCGGGTCTGGGACCCAAGGGGCTGGGCCGTGGCCCTTCTGGTCCACGTCGCCTTCTCCGAGCCCGCCTTCCGCTGGGCCCACAAGGCCCTGCACCGGGGCCCGCTCTTCAACGAGTACCACTCCAAGCACCACTCGTCGCCGGTCACCCAGCCGCTCACCG CTGCGTACGGCACGCCATTGGAGAACCTGGTCCTGACGCTGGCGATGGGGGCTCCTATCGCCGGGGCCTTCCTGGCCGGGGCGGGCTCCGTGAGCCTCGTCTACGGGCACATCTTCGTCTTCGACTACCTCCGCTGCATGGGTTACAGCAACGTGGAGGTCATCTCGCACAAGACCTTCGAGGCCTTCCCCTTCCTCAGATACCTCATCTACACCCCGAC GTACCTGAGCCTGCACCACCAGGAGAAGGACTGCAACTTCTGCCTATTCATGCCGCTCTTCGACGCCCTCGGCGGCACCGTCCACCCAAAATCCTGGGAGCTCCAGAAGGAGGTCGACCAAG GGAAGAACGACCGCGTGCCGGACTTCGTGTTCCTGGCGCACGTGGTGGACGTGGTGTCGTCCATGCACGTGCCGTTCGCGTTCCGGGCATGCAGCTCGCTGCCCTGGGCCACGCACCTCGTCCTGCTCCCGCTCTGGCCCATCGCCTTCTGCATGATGGTGTTCCAGGTGTTCTGCTCCAAGACCTTCACCGTCAGCTTCTACTACCTCCGCGGGCGCTTCCACCAGACGTGGACCATCCCGAGATACAGCTTCCAGTACTTCATCCCGCCGATGAAGGAGGGCATCAACCACCAGATCGAGCTCGCCATCCTCAGGGCCGACAAGATGGGGGTCAAAGTGCTCAGTCTCGCCGCACTTAACAAG AATGAAGCGCTGAACGGTGGCGGCACGCTGTTCGTGAGCAAGCACCCGAACCTGAGGGTCAGGGTGGTGCACGGTAACACCCTCACGGCGGCCGTGATCCTCAACGAGATCCCCAGCAACGTCAAGGAGGTGTTCCTCACCGGGGCGACGTCCAAGCTCGGCAGAGCCATCGCGCTATACCTCTGCAGGAAGAAGATCAGAGTCCTG ATGCTGACGCTGTCGTCGGAGCGGTTCCTGAAGATACAGAGGGAGGCGCCGGCTGAGTTCCAGCAGTACCTGGTGCAGGTCACCAAGTACCACGCCGCCAAGACCTGCAAG ACATGGCTTGTTGGGAAGTGGCTGTCGCCGAGGGAGCAGCGGTGGGCGCCGCCGGGCACGCACTTCCACCAGTTCGTGGTGCCGCCGGTCATCGAGTTCCGCCGCGACTGCACCTACGGCAAGCTCGCCGCCATGCGCCTCCCCAAGGACGTCCAGGGCCTCGGCTCGTGCGAGTACACCATGGAGCGGGGCGTGGTGCACGCGTGCCACGCCGGCGGCGTGGTGCACTGCCTGGAAGGGTGGGAGCACCACGAGGTGGGCGCCATCGACGTGGACAGGATCGACGTCGTGTGGAAGGCGGCGCTCAAGCACGGCCTCTCGCCGCCGTGA